CCGATGAGTCGGAAAGTGCAAAAGGATATTTACTACGTCATCTGCATTACCGTATTCTGGATTACTACAATAGCTATAAAAAGATCCCTCCAACATTGAGTATCGATGAATTTGATATCCCTGCGGAGATCGATATATCTGACCATGACTATTTTGAAATTCTTGAGGAAAACGAGATCAGTGTTTTGCTATCGATGATCGATGAGGTCGTTTCACAGCTTCCAGCTACTGAACAACAGGTCTATGAAATGAGAATCCGAAGAAATATGTCTGTTAATGAAACCGCAGATGCTTTAGGAATAAGCAATAAAACGGTTAGCAATAAACTAAGCAAAGCACTGGG
This is a stretch of genomic DNA from Chryseobacterium tructae. It encodes these proteins:
- a CDS encoding RNA polymerase sigma factor, which produces MNLTDSTLLKKIKSGDRPAFMLLYDRYWDHLYRFVFVRTKDKEVSEEILQNLWIKILENTEVIQTDESESAKGYLLRHLHYRILDYYNSYKKIPPTLSIDEFDIPAEIDISDHDYFEILEENEISVLLSMIDEVVSQLPATEQQVYEMRIRRNMSVNETADALGISNKTVSNKLSKALGEIRDQLSPEYQSSKKLISILMLMELLTKY